Proteins co-encoded in one Flavobacterium sp. M31R6 genomic window:
- a CDS encoding zinc-dependent peptidase, which produces MDNIILVVFTFSLTFFVLIAFLVALFRLFEYGFGFVFGKPLFVHFCLFPKKISSNALHFLNTQFPFYISLSDKKKVYFEHRIACFLGRYEFVSRENFAITEDIKVHVAATFTMLSFGMREYLSEVFDKIIIYPSIYYSRITKQYHKGEFNPNTKTVVFSWEDFQKGFDISSDNLNLGIHEFVHVLHYHGLQSNDSSAMLFSRMYTIINEEVSEAVLREQLMQSNYFRVYAFTNQYEFLAVILENYFETPLEFKMRFPDLYKKVGLMLNMK; this is translated from the coding sequence ATGGATAACATTATACTAGTAGTTTTTACTTTTAGTCTTACTTTTTTTGTTTTAATTGCTTTTCTAGTCGCCCTTTTTAGGCTTTTTGAATACGGTTTTGGTTTTGTATTTGGAAAACCTCTTTTTGTTCATTTTTGCCTTTTCCCAAAGAAAATTAGTTCTAATGCTCTCCATTTTTTAAACACACAATTCCCGTTTTATATTAGTTTATCGGATAAAAAGAAAGTGTATTTCGAGCATAGAATAGCTTGTTTTTTGGGTAGATACGAATTTGTCAGTCGTGAAAATTTTGCTATCACCGAAGATATAAAAGTTCATGTTGCCGCCACATTTACTATGCTGTCTTTTGGTATGCGAGAATATCTTTCCGAGGTCTTTGATAAAATAATCATATATCCGTCAATCTATTATTCTAGGATTACCAAACAATACCATAAGGGGGAATTTAATCCCAATACAAAAACGGTTGTTTTCTCTTGGGAAGATTTTCAAAAGGGATTTGATATATCTTCCGATAATTTAAATCTTGGGATTCATGAATTTGTCCACGTTTTGCATTATCATGGATTGCAAAGTAATGATAGTAGCGCTATGCTTTTTTCTAGGATGTATACTATTATTAATGAAGAAGTAAGTGAAGCTGTATTGAGGGAACAATTGATGCAATCCAATTATTTCAGGGTTTATGCATTTACCAACCAGTATGAATTTCTGGCTGTGATCTTAGAGAATTATTTTGAAACGCCTTTGGAGTTTAAAATGCGTTTTCCAGATTTGTATAAGAAAGTGGGTTTGATGCTGAATATGAAATAG
- a CDS encoding CBS domain-containing protein, whose amino-acid sequence MRQQVPVSTIMTKNIIKLTISDDLTKAESLFKHYKIRHIPVVNGSTIIGMLSYTDLLRISFADAIDDDEEVVDTTVYNMFTVEQVMAKKLITITPDTTIKEAAEILASKEFHALPVCEDHLLVGIVTTTDLIKYLIDQYK is encoded by the coding sequence ATGAGACAGCAAGTTCCCGTGTCGACAATTATGACCAAAAATATAATTAAACTGACTATTTCAGATGATTTAACAAAGGCCGAATCTCTCTTTAAACATTATAAAATTAGGCACATTCCTGTAGTGAATGGTTCAACCATAATTGGAATGCTAAGTTATACCGATTTATTGCGTATTTCTTTTGCAGACGCAATAGATGATGATGAAGAGGTTGTGGATACAACCGTTTATAATATGTTTACCGTCGAACAGGTTATGGCCAAAAAATTAATTACCATTACGCCTGATACTACCATTAAGGAAGCTGCTGAAATATTGGCGAGTAAAGAATTTCATGCCTTGCCGGTTTGTGAAGACCATTTGTTGGTTGGGATAGTAACCACCACCGATTTGATAAAGTATTTAATTGATCAGTACAAGTGA
- the rpe gene encoding ribulose-phosphate 3-epimerase encodes MSKNTLIAPSVLAADFANLQRDIEMINNSQADWFHIDIMDGVFVPNISFGMPVLEAITRHTKKTVDVHLMIVNPDQYIKTFKDLGADILTVHYEACTHLHRTLQAIKAQGMKAGVALNPHTSVDLLEDVINDIDMVCIMSVNPGFGGQSFIENTYLKVKKLKDLITRKGASTLIEIDGGVTNKNALQLVEAGADVLVAGSFVFKAEDPIQTVADLKQLTTV; translated from the coding sequence ATGAGTAAAAACACACTAATTGCCCCTTCAGTTCTAGCTGCCGATTTTGCTAATTTGCAACGTGATATCGAAATGATTAACAACAGTCAAGCCGACTGGTTTCACATTGACATCATGGATGGCGTTTTTGTTCCAAACATTTCTTTTGGAATGCCTGTTCTTGAAGCTATCACAAGACACACTAAAAAAACAGTTGACGTACATTTGATGATTGTCAACCCAGACCAATACATTAAAACATTCAAAGATCTTGGTGCCGATATCTTGACTGTACATTACGAAGCCTGCACTCACCTGCACAGAACCCTTCAAGCCATCAAAGCGCAAGGGATGAAAGCTGGTGTGGCATTAAATCCGCACACGAGTGTTGATTTATTGGAAGATGTAATCAATGACATTGATATGGTTTGCATCATGAGCGTGAATCCTGGTTTTGGCGGACAGTCTTTTATTGAAAACACTTATCTTAAAGTGAAAAAGCTAAAAGATTTGATTACCAGAAAAGGAGCCTCAACTCTAATAGAGATTGACGGTGGCGTTACCAATAAAAACGCTTTACAGTTGGTTGAAGCTGGAGCGGATGTACTAGTTGCAGGGAGCTTTGTATTTAAAGCCGAAGATCCTATTCAAACCGTAGCCGATTTAAAACAATTGACAACAGTATAA
- a CDS encoding cell division protein FtsQ/DivIB, whose product MKVFNWNNIRLLLMFVLVIFLFSFTSKRNSKRKLTKSEVVFVGENSLYLKNETVNKLLIENNSDAKTIRKDRLDLNKLEQVLNAQEMIEKADVYVSIDGVLKAVVKQKTPIARVFNDEGSFYIDSEGDTMPLSANFTARVPLVSGEINKKNNKDLFKLFKIIYDDAFLRKNIIGIQIMPNGSLLMLNRNYNYQIDFGSLINVERKFQNYKAFFQKVSLDGSLDKYKKIDLRFTEQVVCTK is encoded by the coding sequence ATGAAAGTCTTTAATTGGAATAATATAAGATTATTACTGATGTTTGTTTTGGTGATTTTTCTTTTTTCGTTTACATCCAAACGAAATTCTAAGAGAAAATTAACTAAATCTGAAGTTGTTTTTGTAGGCGAAAACTCTCTTTATTTAAAAAATGAAACGGTTAATAAATTGTTGATAGAAAATAATTCGGATGCTAAAACCATAAGAAAAGATAGGCTAGATTTGAATAAATTGGAGCAAGTATTAAATGCTCAAGAAATGATCGAGAAGGCAGATGTGTATGTGAGTATCGATGGTGTTCTAAAAGCAGTTGTGAAACAAAAGACGCCTATAGCTAGAGTCTTTAATGATGAGGGTTCTTTCTATATTGACAGTGAGGGTGATACCATGCCTTTGTCAGCGAATTTTACAGCTCGAGTTCCACTTGTTTCTGGGGAGATAAACAAGAAAAACAACAAAGATTTATTTAAATTATTTAAGATAATTTATGATGATGCGTTTTTGAGAAAAAACATCATTGGTATACAAATTATGCCTAATGGTAGCTTATTAATGCTCAATAGAAATTATAATTATCAAATTGATTTTGGTAGTTTGATAAATGTAGAACGTAAATTCCAAAACTATAAAGCTTTTTTTCAAAAAGTAAGTTTGGATGGTTCTTTGGATAAGTATAAAAAAATAGATCTCAGATTTACGGAACAAGTAGTTTGCACAAAATAA
- the ftsZ gene encoding cell division protein FtsZ, whose product MPSNTEFGSISFDLPKNQSNVIKVIGVGGGGSNAINHMFKQGIKGVDFIVCNTDSQALDNSAVPNKIQLGMNLTEGLGAGANPDIGHQSAIESIADIEKMLDVNTKMVFITAGMGGGTGTGAAPVIAQLAKERDILTVGIVTLPFLFEGKVRQEQALIGIEKLRKQVDSLIVINNNKLREVYGNLGFKAGFSKADEVLATASRGIAEVITHHYTQNIDLRDAKTVLYNSGTAIMGSSVSSGENRAKEGIVAALDSPLLNDNKITGAKNVLLLIVSGTNEITIDEIAEINEHIQYEAGSNANIIMGVGEDESLGDAIAVTIIATGFNVEQQNEIVNVEPKKIIHTLGEEQKSVFDLTKNTVSGFNLNSEASISNNTEERIVFDLIEDVVTPESVVESPIIASINEDELIGMTEFIKNLDVTFEIVSPMKEIDFVVTNPVAAQVAQVRSEPIRFEEKQDQTAFSFDLPLSKPEPVQAKVESNNFLFELTNETRDIKVVEPVQFVPVTELSDNGIIKYSLEEYMETENDLIESKPVAKIEEIIPAELNITMKQVSEPIAETPVLGNNSPVEMTIEETLRFRAEERRKKLKDFNYKFHDNVSRVDELEREPAYKRFGIDLSSSQTNNSTSRISVGTDSNNDLQLRSNNSYLHDNVD is encoded by the coding sequence ATGCCAAGCAACACAGAATTTGGAAGTATTTCATTTGATTTGCCAAAAAATCAATCAAATGTAATCAAAGTAATTGGAGTAGGTGGCGGCGGAAGTAACGCTATAAACCACATGTTTAAACAAGGAATTAAAGGCGTGGATTTCATCGTCTGTAATACCGATTCTCAAGCATTGGACAATAGTGCCGTGCCTAATAAAATTCAGTTAGGGATGAATTTGACTGAAGGATTAGGCGCTGGAGCAAATCCAGATATTGGACACCAATCAGCTATAGAAAGCATTGCTGACATTGAAAAAATGTTGGATGTCAATACCAAAATGGTATTTATCACTGCCGGAATGGGTGGTGGAACTGGAACAGGAGCTGCGCCAGTTATCGCTCAACTAGCCAAAGAAAGAGACATACTTACAGTAGGAATAGTAACTTTGCCATTCTTGTTTGAAGGTAAAGTGCGTCAAGAACAAGCGCTTATTGGTATCGAAAAATTGCGCAAGCAAGTCGATTCTTTGATCGTTATCAATAACAATAAATTAAGAGAAGTATATGGAAATCTTGGTTTTAAAGCCGGGTTTTCAAAAGCGGATGAAGTTTTGGCAACTGCCTCTAGAGGAATTGCCGAAGTAATAACACATCACTATACTCAAAATATCGATTTACGTGATGCCAAAACAGTATTGTATAATAGCGGGACGGCTATTATGGGATCTTCTGTTTCATCTGGTGAAAATAGAGCTAAGGAAGGAATTGTTGCTGCATTAGATTCTCCACTTTTAAACGATAATAAAATCACAGGAGCCAAAAACGTATTGTTGCTTATCGTTTCTGGAACCAATGAAATTACTATCGATGAAATTGCCGAAATCAATGAGCATATTCAATACGAAGCAGGTTCTAATGCCAATATTATTATGGGGGTTGGTGAAGACGAAAGTCTTGGTGATGCTATTGCAGTAACCATTATCGCTACAGGTTTTAATGTGGAACAACAAAACGAAATCGTAAATGTTGAGCCTAAAAAAATAATACACACACTTGGAGAGGAACAAAAAAGTGTTTTTGATTTAACAAAAAATACTGTTTCAGGTTTCAATTTAAATAGTGAAGCTTCTATTTCTAATAATACAGAAGAAAGAATCGTTTTCGACTTAATTGAAGATGTTGTAACGCCTGAGTCTGTAGTTGAATCTCCGATAATTGCTTCAATCAATGAAGATGAGTTAATCGGGATGACTGAATTTATTAAAAATTTAGATGTAACATTCGAAATTGTTTCTCCTATGAAAGAGATCGATTTTGTCGTTACAAATCCTGTTGCTGCGCAAGTTGCGCAAGTAAGGTCAGAACCAATACGTTTTGAAGAAAAACAAGATCAAACTGCTTTTTCATTCGATTTGCCATTAAGCAAACCAGAACCTGTTCAAGCAAAAGTTGAGTCAAATAATTTTTTGTTTGAATTGACAAATGAAACAAGAGATATTAAAGTAGTAGAACCTGTTCAGTTTGTTCCTGTAACCGAATTGTCGGATAACGGTATCATAAAATACTCGCTTGAAGAATACATGGAAACAGAGAATGACTTGATAGAAAGCAAACCTGTCGCCAAAATTGAGGAAATAATACCAGCCGAATTGAATATCACTATGAAGCAAGTGTCTGAGCCAATAGCAGAGACGCCTGTTCTGGGAAATAATTCTCCAGTTGAGATGACAATCGAAGAAACGCTTAGATTCAGGGCTGAGGAAAGAAGAAAAAAACTTAAAGACTTCAATTATAAGTTCCATGATAATGTATCAAGAGTGGATGAACTAGAAAGAGAGCCAGCCTACAAAAGATTTGGTATCGATCTAAGCAGTTCACAAACTAATAATTCTACATCAAGAATATCAGTTGGAACAGATAGTAATAATGATTTGCAGTTGCGTTCCAACAACTCTTATTTACATGACAATGTAGATTAA
- the murC gene encoding UDP-N-acetylmuramate--L-alanine ligase yields the protein MDLNQIKNVYFIGIGGIGMSALARYFKTIGKQVSGYDKTPSILTNELIESGIDIHFEDNINLIPSDYYVENTLVIITPAVPVKHSEWNYFLEREYQVKKRAEVLGIITKDTFCFAVAGTHGKTTTSSILGHILYESGADVTAFIGGIVENYDSNLIGTGKTVTVVEADEFDRSFLHLHPNIACITSMDADHLDIYGTSAAIEESFVEFANKVEDKSKLFITNELPIEGVICAVNEDAVFEAFNVRIENSSYVFDVKAPNELIKDLRFGLPGKHNLMNALMALAMAITYGTPTDVIARALVSFKGIRRRFSYQIKEDNLVYIDDYAHHPTEINAVHQAVRELYPGQKVLAVFQPHLFSRTRDFADNFAKSLSAFDEVFLMEIYPARELPMEGINSQWLMDKMTNDHKKIVSKEDLIAEILANDARVIVTIGAGDLGEMVPSIKKALYESL from the coding sequence ATGGATTTAAATCAAATAAAAAACGTCTATTTCATAGGAATTGGAGGCATCGGAATGAGTGCCTTGGCTCGTTATTTCAAAACTATCGGAAAACAAGTTTCCGGCTATGATAAAACGCCTTCCATTCTTACCAATGAATTGATTGAAAGTGGGATTGATATTCATTTTGAAGATAATATTAATCTAATTCCAAGTGATTATTATGTTGAAAATACATTGGTAATAATTACACCGGCAGTACCTGTTAAACATTCGGAGTGGAATTATTTTTTGGAAAGAGAATATCAAGTAAAAAAGAGAGCAGAAGTTTTGGGTATTATTACCAAAGATACTTTTTGTTTTGCGGTTGCTGGTACTCATGGAAAAACAACAACTTCAAGTATTTTAGGGCATATTTTATATGAAAGTGGAGCTGATGTGACGGCCTTTATTGGTGGAATTGTTGAGAATTATGATTCTAATTTAATTGGAACCGGTAAAACAGTTACCGTTGTTGAAGCAGATGAGTTTGATCGTTCCTTCTTGCATTTACACCCAAATATTGCATGTATAACTTCTATGGATGCTGATCATTTGGATATTTATGGTACGAGTGCAGCAATTGAAGAATCATTTGTAGAATTTGCAAATAAAGTTGAAGATAAAAGCAAGCTTTTTATAACCAATGAATTACCTATCGAAGGGGTGATTTGTGCAGTTAATGAAGACGCAGTTTTTGAAGCCTTCAATGTAAGAATAGAAAATAGTAGTTATGTTTTTGATGTTAAAGCCCCAAACGAACTCATTAAAGATTTGCGTTTCGGATTGCCAGGTAAGCATAATTTAATGAATGCTTTAATGGCATTAGCGATGGCAATAACATACGGCACCCCAACCGATGTTATTGCCAGAGCTTTGGTTTCTTTTAAGGGAATCAGAAGACGTTTTTCGTATCAAATTAAAGAAGATAATTTAGTATATATTGATGATTATGCACATCATCCAACTGAAATTAATGCCGTTCATCAAGCCGTTCGAGAATTGTATCCGGGTCAAAAAGTGTTAGCTGTTTTTCAGCCGCATTTATTCAGTCGAACAAGAGATTTCGCAGATAATTTTGCTAAAAGTTTGTCGGCTTTTGATGAAGTCTTTTTGATGGAAATTTATCCAGCCCGTGAATTGCCTATGGAAGGTATTAATTCACAATGGTTAATGGATAAAATGACAAATGATCACAAAAAAATTGTTAGCAAAGAAGATTTAATTGCTGAGATTTTGGCTAATGATGCGCGTGTTATTGTAACAATTGGTGCAGGAGATTTGGGAGAAATGGTTCCTTCAATTAAAAAAGCATTGTATGAAAGTCTTTAA
- a CDS encoding GatB/YqeY domain-containing protein, with the protein MSLSIQIMDEIKTAMRAKDTVALEALRAIKSELLLAQTASGSKEEISADDEIKLLQRLVKTRKESARIFTEQNRMDLAEPELAQIAVIEKFLPAQLSEAEVEAVVAKIIAETGAAGIASMGKVMGLAAAQLGGTAEGKTISTIVKKLLT; encoded by the coding sequence ATGAGTTTATCAATTCAAATCATGGACGAAATCAAAACCGCCATGCGAGCCAAAGATACAGTAGCGTTAGAGGCTTTAAGAGCTATAAAATCGGAACTTTTATTGGCGCAGACTGCATCTGGTTCAAAAGAAGAAATATCGGCTGATGACGAGATTAAATTACTTCAAAGATTAGTTAAAACCCGTAAAGAAAGCGCCAGAATATTTACAGAACAAAATCGTATGGACTTGGCAGAACCAGAATTGGCGCAAATCGCAGTAATCGAAAAATTCTTGCCAGCTCAATTAAGCGAAGCTGAAGTGGAAGCTGTTGTTGCAAAAATCATTGCAGAGACTGGCGCAGCAGGAATTGCTTCGATGGGTAAAGTAATGGGATTGGCAGCAGCTCAATTGGGTGGGACTGCTGAAGGAAAAACCATTTCTACTATTGTAAAGAAATTATTGACTTAA
- the ftsA gene encoding cell division protein FtsA, whose translation MEKENIAVGLDIGTTKIVAMIGKKNEYGKLEILGVGKSKSLGVARGVVNNITQTIQSIQQAILEAENNSGYKIKDVVVGIAGQHIRSIQHSDYISRSNPEEVIGGSDIDLLINQVHKLAMLPGEEIIHVLPQEFKIDGQSDVKEPIGMYGGRLESSFHVVVGQASSIRNVGRCIQSSGIELSGLTLEPLASSDAVLSQEEKEAGVALIDIGGGTTDLAIFKDGIIRHTAVIPFGGNVITDDIKEGCSIIEKQAELLKVKFGSAWPGENKDNEIVSIPGLRGREPKEISLKNLSKIINARVVEIIEQVFTEVRAYGHEDPRKKLIAGIVLTGGGAQLKHIKQLVEYITGMDTRIGYPNEHLAGNSDEEISSPLYATAVGLVMNSIENKTQSAVKMQATVTAEKVTYYREPIVEEKVEIKEEVYVQPERVLQVDPIREESTENKIRRSFFDKYVDKIKDFLDNAE comes from the coding sequence ATGGAAAAAGAGAACATTGCAGTAGGTCTAGATATTGGGACGACGAAAATTGTTGCCATGATAGGCAAAAAGAATGAATATGGTAAGCTTGAAATTTTAGGTGTAGGTAAATCTAAAAGTTTGGGTGTAGCAAGAGGCGTTGTGAATAATATCACGCAAACTATTCAATCTATTCAACAAGCAATACTTGAAGCGGAAAATAATTCAGGGTATAAAATAAAAGATGTCGTAGTAGGTATTGCAGGTCAGCATATCAGAAGCATTCAACATAGTGATTACATCAGCAGAAGCAATCCTGAGGAAGTTATAGGTGGAAGTGATATTGATTTATTGATCAATCAGGTTCATAAATTGGCCATGTTGCCAGGAGAAGAGATTATTCATGTATTGCCTCAAGAATTCAAAATTGACGGGCAATCGGATGTTAAGGAACCAATCGGAATGTATGGTGGAAGGCTGGAAAGTAGTTTCCATGTTGTAGTAGGACAGGCTTCTTCTATCAGAAACGTTGGTAGATGTATTCAAAGTTCAGGTATCGAATTGTCAGGATTGACATTGGAACCGTTAGCTTCTTCCGATGCAGTTTTGAGCCAGGAAGAAAAAGAAGCTGGAGTTGCCCTTATCGATATAGGAGGAGGAACAACTGATTTGGCTATTTTCAAAGATGGAATTATTCGCCACACTGCAGTGATACCATTTGGAGGAAATGTAATTACAGATGATATTAAAGAGGGATGTTCGATTATAGAAAAACAGGCCGAATTGTTGAAAGTGAAATTTGGTTCAGCTTGGCCAGGAGAAAATAAAGACAATGAGATTGTTTCTATTCCGGGATTAAGAGGAAGAGAACCTAAAGAGATTTCGTTAAAAAACCTTTCGAAAATAATTAATGCCAGAGTTGTCGAAATCATTGAACAAGTTTTTACAGAAGTAAGAGCTTATGGACATGAAGACCCTCGTAAAAAATTGATTGCTGGAATCGTTCTTACAGGTGGTGGTGCACAATTGAAGCATATCAAACAATTGGTAGAATACATTACCGGAATGGATACTAGAATTGGTTATCCAAACGAACATCTAGCTGGAAACTCAGACGAAGAAATCTCAAGTCCGTTATATGCAACAGCTGTTGGACTGGTGATGAACAGTATTGAAAACAAGACACAAAGTGCGGTGAAAATGCAAGCTACCGTCACTGCTGAAAAAGTAACTTATTATAGAGAGCCTATAGTTGAAGAGAAAGTAGAAATTAAAGAAGAGGTTTATGTACAACCTGAAAGAGTCCTTCAAGTAGATCCTATTAGAGAGGAATCTACTGAGAACAAAATAAGAAGATCGTTTTTTGATAAATATGTGGACAAGATTAAAGATTTTTTGGACAACGCAGAATAA